One segment of Paramormyrops kingsleyae isolate MSU_618 chromosome 8, PKINGS_0.4, whole genome shotgun sequence DNA contains the following:
- the LOC111839873 gene encoding peptidyl-prolyl cis-trans isomerase FKBP1A-like encodes MGVEIETITPGDGRTFPKKGQTCVVHYVGSLTDGRKFDSSRDRDKPFKFKIGKQEVIRGWEEGVAQMSVGQRARLTCTPDFAYGSKGHPGIIPPNATLIFDVELLSLE; translated from the exons ATGGGAGTCGAGATCGAGACAATAACTCCGGGTGACG ggaGGACTTTCCCCAAGAAAGGACAGACCTGCGTGGTGCATTATGTGG GGTCCCTGACAGATGGAAGAAAGTTTGACTCTTCACGTGACAGAGACAAGCCCTTCAAGTTTAAGATaggcaaacaggaagtgatccGTGGCTGGGAGGAAGGTGTTGCGCAG ATGAGTGTTGGCCAAAGGGCCAGGCTGACCTGCACTCCTGACTTTGCCTACGGCAGCAAAGGCCACCCAGGGATCATTCCCCCCAATGCCACCCTGATCTTTGATGTGGAGCTACTGAGCCTTGAGTGA
- the LOC111839887 gene encoding syntaphilin-like isoform X5, which translates to MIRSTGTVNTRDTYANSTLSSSSNSCKGSDASPTSGPYPSTPRRHVKYNSSCSDNHGIHPPAPEQYLTPLQQKEVCIRHLRARLRENVEKLQDRDAEVEELRVQLWRMQEDWVEEECHRVEVQLALKEARREIQQLQRVVEAVRSQLGVPAGADEGVAMGEGTGTAVHRGFRDISAQNRKLESLLLGMELSQEARSHASSPARSLTRSSTYTKLSCEALPDRDGLSGEETLDSGFVGEGSRADLETLLAEADPESPLQPLPPIPLCEQAVQTDTMLQTPSPVSEGDHMADIAGSPAPAAISCTMQLPSPESAIKLQLETQQRESEPRPQEVTTVKVVEDEEEEDEEEAMGAARRPPNSYWGRHFLVDLLAVGIPIVPAVAWLCRGPRRVGHPVCNIGSLLRGCCALAMHSLRRVGGAGGGARGRVTQI; encoded by the exons GCGTCACGTGAAGTACAACTCATCCTGTAGTGACAACCACGGCATCCACCCACCCGCCCCAGAGCAGTACCTCACTCCCCTGCAGCAAAAGGAAGTCTGCATCCGACACCTGCGGGCGCGGCTCCGGGAGAACGTGGAAAAGCTCCAGGACAG AGATGCCGAAGTGGAGGAGCTCCGGGTACAGTTGTGGCGGATGCAGGAGGACTGGGTGGAGGAGGAGTGCCACCGCGTGGAGGTGCAGCTGGCGCTGAAGGAGGCGCGCAGGGAGATCCAACAGCTGCAGCGGGTTGTGGAGGCGGTGCGCTCCCAGCTGGGCGTGCCGGCGGGTGCAGACGAGGGTGTGGCCATGGGGGAGGGCACGGGAACAGCCGTGCATCGCGGCTTCCGAGACATCAGCGCCCAGAACCGCAAGCTGGAGTCACTGCTGCTCGGCATGGAGCTGAGCCAAGAGGCACGTTCCCACGCCAGCTCACCGGCCCGCTCACTCACCCGCAGCTCCACCTACACCAAGCTGAGCTGCGAGGCACTGCCAGACCGAGATGGCCTGTCGGGCGAGGAGACCCTGGATAGCGGCTTCGTGGGCGAGGGCAGCCGGGCGGACTTGGAAACCCTCCTGGCTGAGGCAGACCCCGAATCGCCTCTGCAGCCGCTGCCTCCGATCCCGCTGTGTGAGCAGGCCGTGCAGACGGATACCATGCTGCAGACCCCCAGCCCCGTCAGCGAGGGTGACCACATGGCTGACATCGCCGGCTCGCCGGCACCCGCCGCCATCTCCTGCACCATGCAGCTTCCATCCCCTGAGAGCGCCATCAAGCTGCAGCTGGAAACACAGCAGCGCGAAAGTGAGCCACGTCCGCAGGAGGTCACGACTGTGAAGGTAgtggaggatgaagaggaggaggatgaggaggaagcCATGGGGGCGGCAAGACGTCCCCCGAATAGCTACTGGGGCCGGCACTTCTTGGTGGACCTGTTGGCGGTGGGCATTCCCATAGTGCCAGCTGTGGCTTGGCTGTGCCGCGGCCCCCGCAGAGTGGGACATCCCGTCTGCAACATTGGCTCGCTGCTGCGGGGCTGCTGCGCCCTGGCCATGCACTCACTGcgccgggtggggggggctgggggcggagCTCGGGGCAGGGTAACACAGATTTAA